In Borrelia hispanica CRI, one DNA window encodes the following:
- a CDS encoding DUF1506 family protein, translated as MHVRLRLKNLAGRVIHYFKETSDIRFYKAINSTDNEFASHDITFDKNNYTDFVGIIIDISP; from the coding sequence ATGCATGTAAGACTCAGGCTTAAAAATCTTGCAGGACGAGTAATTCACTACTTCAAAGAAACATCTGATATTCGCTTTTATAAAGCTATAAATAGTACAGATAATGAATTTGCAAGTCATGATATTACTTTTGATAAGAATAATTACACAGATTTTGTTGGAATTATTATCGATATATCCCCA